The region CCACAGAATTATCGACGGTAAAGAGTCTGTAGGATTCCTTGTTGCGGTAAAAGAAGCGATCGACAACCCGGTTGGAATTTTAATGGGTGGAGACGAAAGAAAAGGTCTTGGATTATAATTTACAGAATTATAAAATATTTACAATCTCGCTTTGAAAAAGGCGAGATTTTTGTATTTAATAAATAAAATGAAAAAAAATGTTTTCTAAAATCACATCTAATATCAGAGTTTCAGTAATTCCTGAATATGATAGTAAGAACAGTTATCCCTCAGAAAACCGTTATGTTTTCAAATATAACATTGTGATTGAAAATAAGGGAGATTTTCCTATTAAGATTCTTAAAAGAAAATGGTTGATTTTCGATGTTGGCTTCGGCTATACAGAGATTGTAGGAGATGGAGTTATTGGTTTGACTCCGCTAATAGAACCTAACGAAAACTTCGCTTATTTTTCGAATGTAATGCTTCGTTCCGGAGTAGGGAATATGAGTGGTAAATACTTGGTAAGAAATGAACAGACCAAAGAAAATTTTGAAATTGATATTCCGAAATTTAATCTGCTGTCTGAAGTCTTGAGTAATTAAATGAAATAGTTGCTCACCATCGATGCAAATTTGTGTAAGCACTAAAAATCAAAGCTTTTTGATCTTAGTTTTCATGTATTCCGAAATTTCTTCATTACTGGTCAAAAATAATTTTTCGAAAGCTAATAAAGATATTTTTGCACAAACCTCTGCATCGTCTCCTGCTCTGTGATGGTTGAATTTTATCTGATGGTATTCCGCTAGATTTTTTAACCCATATTTTGGAAGATAATTCCATGATTTTTTTGCCAGCTGTATACTGCAAAGATAATTTAATTGGGGAGTAAACATTCCGTAATGATCCAAGCAGCCTCGTAATACACTCGCATCAAAACTAGCGTTATGTGCCACCATCAATGTTCCGTACATCATTTCTTCAACTTCGTACCATATATCTTCAAATGTAGGAGCATCTTTTACATCTTGAGGTAAAATTCCGTGTACATCAATATTTCTTTGACTGAAATAAGGAAAACTCGGAGGTTTTATTAGCCATGTTTTTGTTTCTACAATTTTTGAATCCTGCACTACACAAATCCCCAACTCACAGGCAGAGTTACGGTCAAAAGTGGCTGTTTCAAAATCTATCGCGCAGAAATCCATCGTTTAAAATTGTCTTGTTAAGATATCTACTTTCTTTAATAAAGTGGGCATTCTATGTTCTCCATGCATCTTTCTAATGAGATCATGGGCTTTATTCATATCAATTCCTACACTCGAAATATAAAGAGGTGTTTCGCTGCTTCCTCTTTTTAGAGCTAATTTATATTTTTCTACAGTTGCAAAGTTTGTTTTTGCTACACCAATTACTGGTATTTCACTATTTAAAGCATCATATAAATGCTTTCCTAAACCAGGACTCATATCATCATCAAGATAAACAAAGCCATCAATAATAATACAGGAAATTTTATCAATCTGGGGTTTAATTTTCTCTAAAAGACTTAAAATGCAAGGGAGCTCTCTTCTGTAAAACTGCCCAGGAACATATTCTTCAACGCCTTCTTTTATTTCAGAAAACTTGCGATCAGGAAATGGACTTTCCCAATTTTCAAAAGCCAGACAAATGGTATTGGCTTTGTCCTTATCAAAGTAATAAGTGTCGAAAACTAAATTCATTAATTATAAAAAATGTTTAAAAATCAGCCACTTTGATTGGTAGAAATTATTCTTCTGATATTTTTGTCTGCGTTTCCAGGTTCCTGAAGCTTGGGCATAAAATCCAAAATGTGCTCTTAAAACAGCCCAAAGATGCGGAAATCCTTGTTTCAAACCCAAATAAAATCCGGCAACTCCATCTAAACATAATCTTAGGAGAATTAATCCAACTAATTTGGGAAAAGGTAAATTTTTCAGCATCATAGAAAGATTGTTCCGAATGTTTAAATAGGTTTTTTGCGGACT is a window of Candidatus Chryseobacterium colombiense DNA encoding:
- the apaG gene encoding Co2+/Mg2+ efflux protein ApaG, whose translation is MFSKITSNIRVSVIPEYDSKNSYPSENRYVFKYNIVIENKGDFPIKILKRKWLIFDVGFGYTEIVGDGVIGLTPLIEPNENFAYFSNVMLRSGVGNMSGKYLVRNEQTKENFEIDIPKFNLLSEVLSN
- a CDS encoding 3'-5' exonuclease, translated to MDFCAIDFETATFDRNSACELGICVVQDSKIVETKTWLIKPPSFPYFSQRNIDVHGILPQDVKDAPTFEDIWYEVEEMMYGTLMVAHNASFDASVLRGCLDHYGMFTPQLNYLCSIQLAKKSWNYLPKYGLKNLAEYHQIKFNHHRAGDDAEVCAKISLLAFEKLFLTSNEEISEYMKTKIKKL
- a CDS encoding endonuclease V codes for the protein MNLVFDTYYFDKDKANTICLAFENWESPFPDRKFSEIKEGVEEYVPGQFYRRELPCILSLLEKIKPQIDKISCIIIDGFVYLDDDMSPGLGKHLYDALNSEIPVIGVAKTNFATVEKYKLALKRGSSETPLYISSVGIDMNKAHDLIRKMHGEHRMPTLLKKVDILTRQF